In one window of Geotrypetes seraphini chromosome 3, aGeoSer1.1, whole genome shotgun sequence DNA:
- the SERTAD2 gene encoding SERTA domain-containing protein 2, producing the protein MLGKGGKRKFDEHEDGLEGKVVSSSDSPSKVSYTLQRQTIFNISLMKLYNHRPLTEPSLQKTVLINNMLRRIQEELKQEGSLRPMFLTTSQPADPLGDSYQEAQPAFSHLASQPAHPTDLISTTPLESCLTPASLLEEDSFCTSQTVHHSVPTKIPPSPIQPVKDSFSSALDEIEELCPTPTSTEASADSKDNSDSNLHKPEGGTQEIRTSESKLTDALPGNFEITTSTGFLTDLTLDDILFADIDTSMYDFDPCTSAAGVASKMAPVTADDLLKTLAPYSSQPVTQNQPFKMDLTELDHIMEVLVGS; encoded by the coding sequence ATGTTGGGTAAAGGAGGAAAACGAAAGTTTGACGAGCATGAAGATGGGCTGGAAGGCAAAGTGGTGTCTTCAAGTGACAGTCCATCAAAGGTGTCATACACCTTACAGCGCCAGACTATCTTCAACATTTCCCTTATGAAACTTTATAACCACAGGCCATTAACAGAGCCAAGTTTGCAAAAAACAGTTTTAATTAATAACATGTTGAGGCGAATCCAGGAGGAGCTCAAACAAGAAGGCAGCTTAAGACCTATGTTCCTCACCACTTCACAGCCAGCTGACCCTCTTGGTGACAGTTACCAGGAAGCTCAGCCTGCCTTCAGCCATCTCGCCTCACAGCCTGCTCACCCCACTGACTTAATAAGCACTACACCACTAGAGTCATGCCTCACTCCAGCCTCTCTACTTGAGGAAGACTCTTTTTGCACTTCCCAGACTGTCCATCACAGCGTCCCTACCAAAATACCACCTTCACCTATCCAGCCAGTAAAGGATAGTTTCTCCTCAGCCTTGGATGAAATTGAGGAACTCTGTCCAACACCTACCTCTACAGAGGCCTCGGCAGACTCTAAAGACAACTCTGACTCAAATCTTCACAaacctgaagggggaacccaaGAGATTAGAACAAGTGAATCCAAATTAACGGATGCTCTACCTGGAAATTTTGAAATAACAACTTCCACGGGTTTTCTGACAGACTTGACCTTGGATGATATACTGTTTGCTGACATAGATACATCTATGTATGACTTTGATCCGTGCACCTCTGCTGCTGGAGTTGCCTCAAAAATGGCTCCAGTCACAGCAGACGACCTCCTAAAAACATTAGCCCCCTATAGTAGCCAGCCAGTGACCCAAAATCAGCCTTTTAAAATGGACCTTACAGAACTAGATCACATAATGGAGGTTCTTGTCGGGTCCTAA